In Zalophus californianus isolate mZalCal1 chromosome 4, mZalCal1.pri.v2, whole genome shotgun sequence, the following proteins share a genomic window:
- the MTFR1L gene encoding mitochondrial fission regulator 1-like isoform X1, which produces MSGMEASVTIPIWQNKPHGAARSVVRRIGTNLPLKPCPRASFETLPNISDLCLRDVPPVPTLADIAWIAADEEETYARVRSDTRPLRHTWKPSPLIVMQRNASVPNLRGSEERLLALKKPALPALTRTTELQDELSHLRSQIAKIVAADAASASLTPDFLSPGSSNVSSPLPCFGSSFHSTTSFVISDITEETEVEVPELPSVPLLCSASPECCKPEHKATCSSSEEDDCVSLSKASSFADMMGILKDFHRMKQSQDLNRSLLKEEDPAVLISEVLRRKFALKEEDISRKGN; this is translated from the exons ATGTCAGGAATGGAAGCCAGTGTG ACCATCCCAATCTGGCAAAACAAGCCACATGGGGCTGCTCGCAGTGTAGTGAGAAGAATTGGGACCAACCTGCCCCTGAAGCCATGTCCCCGGGCATCCTTCGAG ACCCTGCCCAACATCTCTGATCTGTGTCTGAGGGATGTACCCCCAGTCCCTACTCTGGCTGACATCGCCTGGATTGCTGCGGATGAAGAGGAGACATATGCCCGGGTCAG AAGTGACACACGGCCCCTGAGGCATACCTGGAAGCCCAGCCCTTTGATTGTCATGCAGCGCAATGCCTCAGTGCCCAACCTGCGTGGGTCCGAGGAGAGGCTTCTGGCCTTGAAGAAGCCAGCCCTGCCAGCCCTAACCCGCACCACAGAGCTGCAGGATGAGTTGAGCCACCTGCGCAGCCAGATTGCTAAGATAGTGGCAGCTGATGCAG cttCGGCTTCATTAACGCCAGATTTCTTATCTCCAGGAAGTTCAAATGTCTCTTCTCCCTTACCTTGTTTTGGATCCTCATTCCACTCTACAACTTCCTTTGTCATTAGTGACATCACCGAGGAGACCGAGGTAGAGGTCCCTGAGCTTCCATCAGTCCCCCTGCTTTGTTCTGCCAGCCCTGAATGTTGCAAACCAGAACACAAAGCTACCTGCAGCTCGTCTGAAGAGGAtgactgtgtctctctgtccaaGGCCAGCAGCTTTGCAGATATGATGGGGATCCTAAAGGACTTTCACCGGATGAAACAGAGCCAAGATCT GAACCGGAGTTTATTGAAGGAGGAAGACCCAGCTGTCCTTATCTCTGAGGTCCTAAGGAGGAAGTTTGCTCTGAAGGAAGAAGATATTAGTAGAAAAGGAAACTGA
- the MTFR1L gene encoding mitochondrial fission regulator 1-like isoform X2: MSGMEASVTIPIWQNKPHGAARSVVRRIGTNLPLKPCPRASFETLPNISDLCLRDVPPVPTLADIAWIAADEEETYARVRSDTRPLRHTWKPSPLIVMQRNASVPNLRGSEERLLALKKPALPALTRTTELQDELSHLRSQIAKIVAADAASASLTPDFLSPGSSNVSSPLPCFGSSFHSTTSFVISDITEETEVEVPELPSVPLLCSASPECCKPEHKATCSSSEEDDCVSLSKASSFADMMGILKDFHRMKQSQDLAPRGRERYRSLI; the protein is encoded by the exons ATGTCAGGAATGGAAGCCAGTGTG ACCATCCCAATCTGGCAAAACAAGCCACATGGGGCTGCTCGCAGTGTAGTGAGAAGAATTGGGACCAACCTGCCCCTGAAGCCATGTCCCCGGGCATCCTTCGAG ACCCTGCCCAACATCTCTGATCTGTGTCTGAGGGATGTACCCCCAGTCCCTACTCTGGCTGACATCGCCTGGATTGCTGCGGATGAAGAGGAGACATATGCCCGGGTCAG AAGTGACACACGGCCCCTGAGGCATACCTGGAAGCCCAGCCCTTTGATTGTCATGCAGCGCAATGCCTCAGTGCCCAACCTGCGTGGGTCCGAGGAGAGGCTTCTGGCCTTGAAGAAGCCAGCCCTGCCAGCCCTAACCCGCACCACAGAGCTGCAGGATGAGTTGAGCCACCTGCGCAGCCAGATTGCTAAGATAGTGGCAGCTGATGCAG cttCGGCTTCATTAACGCCAGATTTCTTATCTCCAGGAAGTTCAAATGTCTCTTCTCCCTTACCTTGTTTTGGATCCTCATTCCACTCTACAACTTCCTTTGTCATTAGTGACATCACCGAGGAGACCGAGGTAGAGGTCCCTGAGCTTCCATCAGTCCCCCTGCTTTGTTCTGCCAGCCCTGAATGTTGCAAACCAGAACACAAAGCTACCTGCAGCTCGTCTGAAGAGGAtgactgtgtctctctgtccaaGGCCAGCAGCTTTGCAGATATGATGGGGATCCTAAAGGACTTTCACCGGATGAAACAGAGCCAAGATCT GGCtcccagaggaagagaaaggtaCAGAAgtcttatttga
- the LOC113934259 gene encoding aurora kinase A and ninein-interacting protein isoform X1: protein MRRRDPEEEACGVWLDAAALKRRRVQTHLMKPDTKMLTLFPGEKKAKISFTQRIPPTGTRQTSIASFFTLHPGKTNGGDQRSVSSHIESQINNESKKDATHLDHLIQGLEDDCMSPPLATSTPADTQEAGRSPHSLQASDHHRMGTPFLTMLSLPQSDTLVCAGKSKASISCSFTQNLEGSYLLDQKEGEKDSSWKREWLHGSKEKNHQDVERRVQPPGGEGLQSLDKIKLEKVSARETRQAPILLQTCRDSWNGENTDSMKQSPCPVPAFSWDSEKNDKDSWSQLFTEDSQGQRVIAHNSRAPFRDVTNNQNRGLQQFHNSSWAQCQERPTQLNLQPDLLFTQDSEGNQVIRHQV, encoded by the exons ACACATTTAATGAAGCCAGACACCAAAATGCTAACACTCTTTCCTGGAGAGAAAAAGGCTAAGATTTCTTTTACTCAAAGAATTCCACCTACAGGCACTCGGCAGACCAGCATTGCTTCCTTCTTCACCTTGCATCCAG GAAAGACAAATGGTGGTGACCAGAGGAGTGTTTCATCTCATATAGAAAGTCAGATCAACAACGAGTCTAAGAAAGATGCAACCCATCTAGATCATCTGATCCAGGGCTTGGAGGACGATTGCATGTCACCCCCATTAGCCACTTCAACCCCTGCAGATACCCAGGAAGCTGGACGTTCTCCTCATTCCCTCCAGGCTTCTGACCACCACAGAATGGGAACTCCATTTTTGACTATGCTGTCTTTGCCCCAGTCTGACACCTTGGTCTGTGCTGGAAAGAGTAAAGCCTCAATCTCTTGTTCCTTCACTCAGAACTTGGAAGGTTCTTACTTGCTGGaccaaaaggaaggagagaaagattcTTCCTGGAAAAGGGAATGGCTTCATGGATCTAAGGAAAAAAACCATCAGGATGTGGAGAGACGCGTTCAACCACCTGGGGGCGAGGGCCTTCAGTCCCTGGACAAGATTAAATTGGAAAAGGTGTCTGCCAGAGAAACCAGGCAGGCCCCCATCCTCCTTCAAACATGCAGGGATTCCTGGAATGGAGAAAACACAGACTCAATGAAACAAAGCCCTTGTCCTGTCCCTGCGTTTTCCTGGGACAGTGAAAAGAATGACAAGGACTCCTGGAGTCAGCTTTTCACTGAGGATTCTCAGGGCCAGCGGGTCATTGCCCACAACTCCAGAGCTCCTTTCCGAGATGTAACAAACAATCAGAATCGGGGCTTACAGCAGTTTCATAATAGCTCTTGGGCTCAGTGCCAGGAGAGGCCCACTCAGTTAAATCTGCAGCCTGATTTGCTCTTTACGCAGGACTCTGAAGGTAATCAAGTTATCAGGCACCAAGTCTAA
- the LOC113934259 gene encoding aurora kinase A and ninein-interacting protein isoform X2 gives MKPDTKMLTLFPGEKKAKISFTQRIPPTGTRQTSIASFFTLHPGKTNGGDQRSVSSHIESQINNESKKDATHLDHLIQGLEDDCMSPPLATSTPADTQEAGRSPHSLQASDHHRMGTPFLTMLSLPQSDTLVCAGKSKASISCSFTQNLEGSYLLDQKEGEKDSSWKREWLHGSKEKNHQDVERRVQPPGGEGLQSLDKIKLEKVSARETRQAPILLQTCRDSWNGENTDSMKQSPCPVPAFSWDSEKNDKDSWSQLFTEDSQGQRVIAHNSRAPFRDVTNNQNRGLQQFHNSSWAQCQERPTQLNLQPDLLFTQDSEGNQVIRHQV, from the exons ATGAAGCCAGACACCAAAATGCTAACACTCTTTCCTGGAGAGAAAAAGGCTAAGATTTCTTTTACTCAAAGAATTCCACCTACAGGCACTCGGCAGACCAGCATTGCTTCCTTCTTCACCTTGCATCCAG GAAAGACAAATGGTGGTGACCAGAGGAGTGTTTCATCTCATATAGAAAGTCAGATCAACAACGAGTCTAAGAAAGATGCAACCCATCTAGATCATCTGATCCAGGGCTTGGAGGACGATTGCATGTCACCCCCATTAGCCACTTCAACCCCTGCAGATACCCAGGAAGCTGGACGTTCTCCTCATTCCCTCCAGGCTTCTGACCACCACAGAATGGGAACTCCATTTTTGACTATGCTGTCTTTGCCCCAGTCTGACACCTTGGTCTGTGCTGGAAAGAGTAAAGCCTCAATCTCTTGTTCCTTCACTCAGAACTTGGAAGGTTCTTACTTGCTGGaccaaaaggaaggagagaaagattcTTCCTGGAAAAGGGAATGGCTTCATGGATCTAAGGAAAAAAACCATCAGGATGTGGAGAGACGCGTTCAACCACCTGGGGGCGAGGGCCTTCAGTCCCTGGACAAGATTAAATTGGAAAAGGTGTCTGCCAGAGAAACCAGGCAGGCCCCCATCCTCCTTCAAACATGCAGGGATTCCTGGAATGGAGAAAACACAGACTCAATGAAACAAAGCCCTTGTCCTGTCCCTGCGTTTTCCTGGGACAGTGAAAAGAATGACAAGGACTCCTGGAGTCAGCTTTTCACTGAGGATTCTCAGGGCCAGCGGGTCATTGCCCACAACTCCAGAGCTCCTTTCCGAGATGTAACAAACAATCAGAATCGGGGCTTACAGCAGTTTCATAATAGCTCTTGGGCTCAGTGCCAGGAGAGGCCCACTCAGTTAAATCTGCAGCCTGATTTGCTCTTTACGCAGGACTCTGAAGGTAATCAAGTTATCAGGCACCAAGTCTAA